DNA from Musa acuminata AAA Group cultivar baxijiao chromosome BXJ1-5, Cavendish_Baxijiao_AAA, whole genome shotgun sequence:
TCCAAATCCTTAGTTGCTCATAGCTTACAATCTCCTTTGCATGGTTTTCAATCATGGTTGATATCAGTTTGGATAATCTATCAGACCAATATGGTGTTTATCAGACTATATATACCATCACTTGTTTCAACCGATACcaataaaaaataataccaaCAAATGCCTTATCATCTCTTGTCAGATTTGTCATTTGAaatctcatttgaaacagatgtgagTTGCTTTTACCACACAAGAAAAATCATCAATGAAGAATTAAGTATGATTTTAACAAGATAAAATGATAAAACAAGTGAGAATTAATTAACATAATATGAAATCTATAATTAGTAATATTAATAGTAAAAGGAGAGATAGAGgaatagaactaaaaataattttaatgacatTATCATGAGTCCATCCAAATAGTTGGAACTTTTATCTGTAATGGTTCCCATAGCAAATATCACATTTCCACCACCACAGTGCAGGGTTAAAGATGCAGCAGTTTCTACAAAGGAAAGGCCAAAAGAACATGGACATGGTCAGAAAAGCTGGTCATCTTCTGGGACCACACTGCAGAAAAGGCAGAGAGAGTGATGACCAGACACAGGAAAGATGAAGAAAGATAGTGGGAGGAATGATCAGTCTAATAAGAGTAGAACAAACACAGGGAGGTTTGCTCTACACAGAATGATTCATCAACCAATCTTATCCCCATTCCCACCCTCCCTCTTTACTAAAGTAATTAATATTTAAGGCTGCGCATGTGAAATGCCATGGTAGGGCAGATGACGAATTTCCAAAGTGGCTTCCCCTTATATGCTGCATAGAATCAAACTCAGTAGTTAATTGGGACCAACTGAGCATGGAGGTGAAATCAGTTGAAAGTCTGGTCAATATCAAGGAAATGAAAAACATAAGTCTGTTGTTATGAAATTTTTGttccataaatattttaaaaataatgtcTTCGCCAGAACTCGATAGCGAAAGCAACCATGAAGAAGCTCAAATGACAATGGCCTAATCATCGTTTCGACCTACAAGTAGTACAGAACAGCAAAACCTACATGTCTAGGAAATCACTTTGGCCATGCTAGTTCGGTTTCAGTCTACAAAACCAGTCTAAATATAATAGGCACTTTTTAACTAAGTCAAAACAAATAAACATCAGCCAACTTAATTACATTACCTTGCACAACACAAGCTGTTCCAGCCAACCCTATAGTGTCCAAACAAAATCTGGTGCATCATTTCTTGGCCCAGCCACGGTCCGATAAAAGTACATCTTCTCCACCTTGTGGAGATCACTAAGATTTTCCTTGGATTCACAGGTGCCATTGTTTTCATTTATAATCTCCACATTAAGCCTCGGCATTTTTGCTGCAAGAGCCTTGCAACCTCCTAAGGTAACATCACAGGACGACATCCAAAGGGATCGCATTGTCTCATACTTGGCCACGTCCTTCAGAAGTGCAGCATCTCCGAATGGGCAATCCCTTATTTCAAGTTTTCTGAGATTCTTGCATCCGTTGAGCACGTATACCATCCCCTTGTCACTATCTCCAGCAAATGCAATCGACAGCATCTCCAGACGTTCGGCATACATGCCAATATATAGGAAAACCTGATCTGTTAAAAGACCAGATACCGACAACCTCCTGAGATTTTTACACGAACGGACAATTGCCCCAAAACCTTCATCAAGTGGCTGATTAGTGACAGGGTCTGGCTTCTCCGGTTCAAGGATGCATAATCTGAATCGAGTGAAATGCGGGCAATTCTTTGCAACAGTTGTAAGTgcagaatttgtcatttggtagcAAAAGTACAGCAATGAGTTAAGCTTTGGACATCCTGAAGATATAGCAACCAGACCCTCTTCGGTCACGGCAGTGATTCCAGCACCATAGATATCAGATGGAAATACCCTCAGCTCCTGCAACTCTTTACAAGTGGATGCCACAACTGCTAATCCTTTGTCCCCAATGCAATCCAACACCTGTGGAAGAATCAGCCCATGGTTAATGAATGTCACTGATATGACCTCAGCAATGAATCAACAAAATCTCACCCAAAGCTTCTGAAGCTTAAAACAAAGGCCAATCAGCTTGGTAAGATCAGCACTCTGAATTGCTGGAGCATAGCTCAAATTGAGAACAGTGAGGTTAGTACAGACGGGATACAGTGCCTGCAGGCAGAAAGGAGAAGCATCCCAAAAACCTGACAAGCTCCTCAACGACTTGCATTTAAAGAAGGAATTGATCAGCCTGTGATAAGTTTCGCTACGGTTGTCGATTGCGAACGAACCAGTTCCAAGATCAACCAAATGAGGCGCACGAGCAAGGATCTTGTTCAGTGACTCCACAGATATTGAATGATTAAGCTTCAAGCTCCTGAGGTTTGGGCACCTAGCGACGAGCCTCTCCAGGGCGCTTGCATTGACCTCTCCTTTGAGGCAGGCAAAGTTCAGGGACACGAGAGAGGTACAGGAATCAGGGAAGCAACTGAGCCATTGGCGCCCATGGTCTTCCACCTCATTTTCCTGTAAATCCAACTCCCTAAGACCTCTAATAAGCAGGATAAAAACAAAGTCAGATGAAACAAGTGTTATAAGCAATACTCGTGCATTTGAATCAAGTGGAAAAAATAGAATTACTTCATAATCACAAAATTTAAGTTTACTATATCAGACAAATAAGCAGTCCAACATCCATAACTCATACATATCAGCCTTATAAAAATGAGGCCAATTTGTTTCAAGAAACATATGGGAGAAAGAAACAACAAAACAATTTGAATTCCCAATcggcaaaaaataaaaataaaaaggatcCAGATCAATGTCCCCATGAAGCAAAGATGAATGTTTAGCAGAACAATAAGAGTCACTGCTTGAgggaaaaaaaaatttgattcatATTCAACACAACAACTACACCAACAAACTTATGAACCTAACTACATGaagaaacataataaaaattCAACCTTTATCACAACTCGTCGCACAAAATCCCAAAGAACATCCTCAGCAGAGAGTACAACACCGTGATAGTCCTTGTAGCCTAACGTTCTATAAATGGATGGACAGCTCACCTGCAATAAGTGGCAATCGCAGCGAGCCCGTCGGTACTAAACCCCTCGCAGCTGACGAGAACAAGCGATTTGAAGTTGGGGAAGGAACGTGCAAGGAGCTCAAGGTCATCATCAGTGACCACCATCCTTTTGAACCGCAGCTCCTCGAGGCCCGGGCAGCCTCGTGCGGCGGCCTCGATCCACGGCTGCGCGAAGCCGCCCCAATCATAGGGGACCAGGTTGAAATCGGCGAAATGGGGCTTCCCCTTGACAGTCAGCGACTTCATCTCAGGGAACCTCGTCACCGCTCGCTCGGGCCGGATGGCATAGCAGTTGCCGACGAATACGCTCCGGCGGCTAAGCCGATCCACCTGATACCACGCCTTGCACACCGTCGACACCGCGTTGCGGTCCCCGTGTGAGCCAAGGAAGTCGACGATgtgctccaccacctcctccgggAAATAAGTCATGGCTATAGACTACGATTAATTCGGTCTTTCGTCACTCCCCCTTCCTTCCAACTTAGGGTAAGCAGAAAAAGCAAGAAATCGATCAGATCTGTAGATCAACTCCAGCAGTAGCGAACGAAAATAGCAAGAACAAGGTAAGAAAAGGCTTCAACCTTCCATCTACCGCCCCTTTCTATTCGTTTCACATGGCAGCAGGCTTAGATCTACACCATAAGTGCTAAGAAAAAACCCTCTTCTCTTGGACAAATCAACGGAAGATGAGGTTTTGACAACAATGAATCAAGAAAAAACCCATATTTCTTCCACGGATCACGTCGGACAGAACCAAGGAGAACATTTGGCCAAAAATCACCCGAACCACAtggaaagaagaggaaaaaaaaatcaaagcaaAACCTAACAAATCAAGTGAGAACAACACATCCAGAACTCCCAGTTATCGATCTAAACTACCACATAAAATATGAGCTTTGATCTCAAGAGCCAAGGAagcaggggggggggggggggggggaagggaggagaagaggagctCCGCTTCTACTCTCATTTTCGTGGTATCTTCTAAGCCTATCTAACCAGAGTTAACATTCAGGTATGGTTACTCTAACCCCGGTCATCCAATCCGACGGTCAATAGAAGCTCGTCGGTTCCCCATGTGGAAACACGAACCGTCGGATCGCAGCCCCGGTCCGTATCCGCCAGTTGAGGATAAGGGAGGGCAGGGGAGACGAAACCGTAACCCAGAATCCACTAAAGG
Protein-coding regions in this window:
- the LOC135581975 gene encoding transport inhibitor response 1-like protein Os04g0395600 is translated as MTYFPEEVVEHIVDFLGSHGDRNAVSTVCKAWYQVDRLSRRSVFVGNCYAIRPERAVTRFPEMKSLTVKGKPHFADFNLVPYDWGGFAQPWIEAAARGCPGLEELRFKRMVVTDDDLELLARSFPNFKSLVLVSCEGFSTDGLAAIATYCRGLRELDLQENEVEDHGRQWLSCFPDSCTSLVSLNFACLKGEVNASALERLVARCPNLRSLKLNHSISVESLNKILARAPHLVDLGTGSFAIDNRSETYHRLINSFFKCKSLRSLSGFWDASPFCLQALYPVCTNLTVLNLSYAPAIQSADLTKLIGLCFKLQKLWVLDCIGDKGLAVVASTCKELQELRVFPSDIYGAGITAVTEEGLVAISSGCPKLNSLLYFCYQMTNSALTTVAKNCPHFTRFRLCILEPEKPDPVTNQPLDEGFGAIVRSCKNLRRLSVSGLLTDQVFLYIGMYAERLEMLSIAFAGDSDKGMVYVLNGCKNLRKLEIRDCPFGDAALLKDVAKYETMRSLWMSSCDVTLGGCKALAAKMPRLNVEIINENNGTCESKENLSDLHKVEKMYFYRTVAGPRNDAPDFVWTL